In Listeria monocytogenes, the following proteins share a genomic window:
- a CDS encoding sodium-dependent transporter, whose product MQENREEWGSKVGFILASAGSAIGIGAIWKLPYVAATAGGGAFFLLFLVLTLLVVMPLLIAEFVIGRGSGGDAVQAYKTLAPGTKWNLLGKLGVVGASILFSFYSVVGGWIITYLIKTLAGGIAGENQASLLHDFQVTTANPWISVGATILFILLNVIVISRGVVSGIEKMSKFMMPALFILFIVLIIRSLTLPGAMEGVAFFLRPDFSHFTAQTVLITLGQAFFSLSVGISVMVTYSSYLNRSTSLPQSAISVSLMNVFVSLLAGLAIFPAAFSFNITPDAGPGLLFVILPSIFNQMPFGMLFFIIFLILFLFAALTSSFSMLEATVAPLMNAGVNRKKASLWMGLVIVLMAIPSALSFGVWSDVQIFGLSIFDAADYLVSNIILPVGALFIAIFVGYRLPRELLLKEFTTSSHFGKKVFILWLFLIKYIAPIAIIFVFLSATGLIDFLF is encoded by the coding sequence ATGCAAGAAAACAGAGAAGAATGGGGCTCAAAAGTCGGATTTATATTAGCATCCGCTGGGTCCGCAATAGGAATTGGTGCGATTTGGAAACTGCCTTATGTGGCTGCAACTGCAGGAGGTGGCGCATTTTTCTTATTGTTTTTAGTTTTAACTTTACTCGTTGTGATGCCACTTTTAATTGCAGAATTTGTGATTGGACGAGGTTCTGGCGGAGATGCCGTTCAAGCTTATAAAACACTCGCGCCCGGAACAAAGTGGAATTTGCTTGGAAAATTAGGCGTTGTAGGCGCAAGTATTTTATTTTCGTTTTATAGCGTAGTTGGTGGTTGGATTATCACTTACTTAATTAAAACACTTGCTGGCGGGATTGCTGGCGAAAATCAAGCAAGTCTGCTGCATGATTTCCAAGTGACGACAGCTAACCCGTGGATATCAGTTGGCGCAACGATTCTCTTTATTTTACTAAATGTCATTGTTATTAGCCGCGGAGTTGTTAGCGGGATTGAAAAAATGAGTAAGTTTATGATGCCAGCTCTATTTATTTTATTTATTGTTTTAATTATCAGGTCCTTAACACTACCTGGTGCGATGGAAGGTGTCGCATTTTTCTTACGCCCAGATTTTAGTCATTTTACTGCTCAAACGGTTCTTATTACACTTGGTCAGGCCTTCTTTTCACTCAGTGTAGGGATTTCGGTAATGGTAACCTATAGTTCTTATTTAAATCGGTCGACTAGTTTACCGCAGTCTGCCATTTCGGTTTCGCTTATGAATGTGTTTGTGTCGCTTCTTGCGGGATTGGCCATTTTCCCGGCAGCATTTTCGTTTAATATTACGCCAGATGCGGGACCTGGATTGTTATTCGTTATTTTACCTTCAATTTTTAATCAAATGCCCTTTGGGATGTTATTCTTTATTATTTTCTTGATTTTGTTCCTATTCGCCGCATTAACCTCTAGTTTCTCGATGCTTGAAGCAACGGTTGCGCCACTGATGAATGCCGGCGTTAATCGTAAAAAAGCAAGTCTTTGGATGGGGCTCGTAATCGTTTTGATGGCTATTCCAAGTGCGCTTAGTTTTGGCGTTTGGAGCGATGTTCAGATTTTTGGACTAAGTATTTTTGATGCTGCCGATTATCTTGTGTCGAATATTATCTTGCCAGTTGGTGCTTTATTTATCGCGATTTTCGTTGGCTACCGATTACCTCGCGAATTACTTCTAAAAGAATTTACCACAAGCAGCCATTTTGGGAAAAAAGTGTTTATTCTTTGGCTCTTTCTTATTAAATATATTGCACCAATCGCGATTATTTTCGTCTTCCTCTCTGCAACTGGTTTAATCGATTTTCTGTTTTAA
- the purD gene encoding phosphoribosylamine--glycine ligase — translation MNLLVVGSGGREHAISKKLLESNNVENVYCAPGNDGMRLDNIQLVAISETDKAGLIDFAKKAEIAFVIVGPEVPLLEGVVDALEEAGIKAFGPKANAALIEGSKDFAKQFMEKYAIPTAASRTFTDYAEAKAYLDERGVPIVIKADGLAAGKGVTVALEMEEAVLALKDMMLEEKFGDASLKVVIEDFLAGEEFSLMAFVNGEEVYPMAIAQDHKRAYEGDKGPNTGGMGAYSPVPHISETVVDEAVEKILLPAAKGMVKEGRYFRGILYAGLILTAEGPKVIEFNARFGDPETQVVLPRLESDFAALIDALLHNEKPDVRFKKSGITLGVVLASAGYPEHYEKGNKLTGLNDVAEGVAIYHAGTKQDENGDFISDGGRVLLLAKEAETMTDARTLLYPEMQKLDNPNFFYRIDIGTKAE, via the coding sequence ATGAACTTATTAGTAGTTGGTAGCGGTGGTAGAGAACATGCTATTAGTAAAAAATTATTAGAATCCAACAATGTCGAAAATGTATACTGTGCTCCGGGAAACGACGGAATGCGTTTAGACAACATCCAACTCGTAGCTATTTCTGAAACGGATAAAGCTGGTTTAATTGATTTTGCTAAAAAAGCAGAAATTGCTTTTGTTATTGTTGGGCCTGAAGTGCCTCTTTTAGAAGGAGTTGTCGATGCTCTCGAAGAAGCTGGAATTAAAGCATTCGGTCCAAAAGCAAATGCAGCATTAATTGAAGGCAGCAAAGATTTTGCGAAACAATTTATGGAGAAATATGCTATTCCAACGGCAGCATCAAGAACCTTCACCGATTATGCGGAAGCGAAGGCATACTTGGATGAGCGGGGTGTGCCAATCGTCATTAAAGCAGATGGGCTCGCTGCTGGAAAAGGAGTCACTGTAGCGTTAGAAATGGAAGAAGCAGTTCTTGCGTTAAAAGATATGATGCTAGAAGAAAAATTCGGTGACGCATCTCTCAAAGTCGTTATTGAGGACTTTTTAGCGGGAGAAGAGTTTTCATTGATGGCGTTTGTAAATGGGGAAGAAGTTTATCCAATGGCTATCGCGCAAGATCATAAACGCGCTTATGAAGGCGATAAAGGACCAAATACTGGCGGAATGGGCGCTTATTCTCCGGTACCACATATTTCTGAAACGGTAGTAGACGAAGCTGTCGAAAAAATTCTTCTTCCAGCTGCAAAAGGAATGGTAAAAGAAGGTCGTTATTTCCGCGGAATTCTCTATGCTGGGCTTATCTTAACCGCAGAAGGTCCAAAAGTAATTGAGTTTAACGCACGCTTTGGAGATCCGGAAACACAAGTTGTTTTGCCTCGTTTAGAAAGTGATTTTGCAGCACTGATAGACGCTTTACTCCATAACGAAAAACCAGATGTGCGCTTTAAAAAATCAGGGATTACGCTAGGAGTTGTCCTAGCAAGCGCCGGTTATCCAGAACATTATGAAAAAGGAAACAAATTAACTGGTCTAAATGATGTTGCAGAAGGTGTAGCGATTTATCATGCAGGTACAAAACAAGATGAAAATGGCGATTTTATTTCTGATGGTGGACGCGTCTTGCTACTAGCAAAAGAAGCAGAAACGATGACTGATGCACGCACATTACTTTATCCAGAAATGCAAAAACTAGATAATCCGAATTTCTTTTATCGAATTGATATTGGCACAAAAGCAGAATAA
- a CDS encoding heptaprenylglyceryl phosphate synthase, which translates to MKHLFKLDPAKNLPMNDLTKLVHSGTDGFIIGGTDNVQIEAVQKLYELLGETDLPIFLEISNESMILPEADHFLIPVVLNTENSKWTHGLHQELIKEMGAFIPWKRVTAEGYVILNKDAKVAHLTEAKTDLTDEDIVAYARLAENIFHLPIFYVEYSGMYGDPEVVRKAGAALSNTKFWYGGGIRSKEQAAEMAKYADTIIVGNIIYEDLEKALETATIFRKKTV; encoded by the coding sequence ATGAAGCATTTATTCAAGTTAGACCCAGCAAAGAATTTACCAATGAATGATCTAACGAAGCTCGTCCATTCTGGAACCGATGGATTTATTATTGGTGGGACGGATAATGTACAAATCGAAGCAGTCCAAAAGCTCTACGAATTATTAGGTGAAACGGACTTGCCGATTTTCCTTGAAATAAGCAATGAGTCCATGATTTTACCTGAAGCGGACCATTTTTTAATTCCAGTAGTGTTGAATACAGAAAATAGTAAATGGACACACGGTTTACACCAGGAGTTAATCAAAGAAATGGGAGCATTTATTCCTTGGAAACGAGTCACAGCAGAAGGCTACGTTATTTTAAATAAAGATGCAAAAGTGGCTCATTTAACAGAAGCGAAGACCGATTTAACGGACGAAGACATCGTTGCCTATGCGCGGTTAGCAGAGAATATATTTCATCTGCCCATTTTTTATGTCGAATATAGCGGCATGTACGGAGATCCAGAGGTTGTAAGAAAAGCAGGTGCCGCATTAAGTAATACAAAATTTTGGTATGGGGGCGGAATACGTTCAAAAGAACAAGCTGCTGAAATGGCAAAATATGCGGATACGATTATTGTTGGCAATATTATTTATGAAGATTTAGAAAAAGCACTAGAAACCGCAACTATTTTTAGGAAGAAAACGGTTTGA
- the purF gene encoding amidophosphoribosyltransferase, whose amino-acid sequence MLAEVKGLNEECGIFGIWDHPNAAEITYYGLHSLQHRGQEGAGIVSTDGETLKGHRNLGLLADVFKHGELDDLKGKAAIGHVRYATAGQKNLGNVQPFLFHFHSSSLALAHNGNLVNAKSLRRELEEEGAIFQTSSDTEVLAHLIKRSHTGDFVEDLKVALNKVKGGFAYMLLTEDTMYAALDPNGFRPLSIGRIGDSYVVASETCAFETVGAEFVRDVEPGELIIINDDGLRIEKFTENVTHSICSMEYIYFARPDSNIAGINVHSARKRSGKRLAKEAFIDADVVTGVPDSSISAAIGYAEEAGLPYELGLIKNRYVARTFIQPSQELREQGVRMKLSAVRGVVEGKRVVMIDDSIVRGTTSKRIVQLLREAGAAEVHVRIASPPLAYPCFYGIDIQTRNELIASNYSVDEICRIIGADSLEYLSEEGLVDSIGRPYPNEPYGGLCMAYFNGDYPTPLYDYEAEYLASLEAEK is encoded by the coding sequence ATGCTTGCTGAAGTAAAAGGACTTAACGAAGAATGTGGTATTTTTGGTATTTGGGATCATCCTAATGCAGCGGAAATCACCTATTATGGGTTGCATAGTTTACAACATCGCGGTCAAGAAGGTGCCGGAATTGTTTCGACAGACGGTGAAACACTAAAAGGTCACCGAAATCTCGGCCTTTTAGCAGACGTATTTAAACATGGTGAACTAGACGATTTAAAAGGTAAAGCAGCCATTGGCCATGTTCGATACGCGACAGCTGGTCAAAAAAACTTAGGGAACGTACAACCATTTTTATTTCACTTTCATAGTTCTTCTTTAGCACTTGCGCATAATGGGAATTTGGTTAATGCGAAAAGTTTACGCCGTGAACTAGAAGAAGAAGGCGCTATTTTTCAAACGAGTTCGGATACAGAAGTGTTAGCGCATTTAATTAAACGTAGCCATACAGGTGATTTTGTGGAAGATTTAAAAGTGGCTTTGAACAAGGTTAAGGGTGGCTTTGCGTACATGCTTCTGACGGAAGACACGATGTATGCGGCGCTTGACCCGAATGGTTTTAGACCGCTTTCGATAGGTCGCATTGGTGATTCTTACGTAGTTGCTTCGGAAACATGTGCCTTTGAAACGGTTGGCGCTGAGTTTGTCCGTGATGTAGAGCCAGGCGAACTAATTATTATTAATGATGACGGGCTTCGAATTGAAAAATTCACGGAAAATGTGACGCATTCGATTTGCAGTATGGAATACATTTATTTTGCGCGACCAGACTCTAATATTGCTGGAATTAATGTCCACTCGGCAAGAAAACGTTCTGGGAAAAGGTTAGCAAAAGAGGCTTTTATTGATGCAGATGTAGTTACAGGTGTACCAGATTCCAGTATTTCTGCGGCGATTGGTTATGCGGAGGAAGCTGGTCTTCCTTACGAACTTGGTCTCATCAAAAATAGATATGTGGCAAGAACTTTTATCCAGCCATCACAAGAACTCAGGGAGCAAGGCGTTAGAATGAAACTTTCTGCCGTGCGCGGGGTTGTGGAAGGGAAACGCGTTGTCATGATTGATGATTCGATTGTTCGCGGGACGACAAGTAAACGCATTGTCCAGCTTTTACGTGAAGCAGGAGCGGCGGAAGTTCACGTGAGAATCGCTTCTCCACCACTTGCTTATCCTTGTTTTTATGGAATTGATATCCAAACGCGAAATGAATTAATCGCTTCTAATTATTCTGTTGATGAAATTTGTCGGATTATTGGGGCTGATTCTTTAGAGTATTTGAGTGAAGAAGGTTTAGTAGATTCCATTGGCAGACCTTATCCGAATGAACCTTACGGGGGACTTTGTATGGCTTATTTCAACGGCGATTACCCAACCCCTTTATATGATTATGAAGCGGAATATTTAGCGAGCTTAGAAGCAGAAAAATAA
- the purN gene encoding phosphoribosylglycinamide formyltransferase, with product MNIAIFASGNGSNFQALVDDEFIKPHVKLLVCDKPNAYVLERANKQDIPVFLFEAKNYPDKEAFETEILLELRGLEIDLLVLAGYMRLIGPTLLAEFPEQIVNLHPSLLPEFKGKDAIGQAIQANVSETGVTAHFVDAGMDTGPIIDQVKVPIEHAETVDTLAGKIHQVEHIFYPKVIRGLIQNGGND from the coding sequence ATGAATATAGCCATTTTTGCTTCGGGTAACGGTTCGAATTTTCAAGCTTTAGTGGATGATGAGTTTATTAAGCCTCATGTGAAATTACTGGTATGTGATAAACCGAATGCTTATGTTTTAGAGCGGGCAAACAAACAGGATATTCCAGTTTTTCTTTTTGAAGCGAAAAATTATCCGGATAAAGAAGCTTTTGAAACAGAAATTTTACTAGAACTTCGCGGGTTGGAAATTGATTTGTTAGTGCTAGCAGGATATATGCGTTTGATTGGACCAACCTTATTAGCGGAATTCCCTGAGCAAATTGTGAACCTGCACCCGTCGTTGTTGCCTGAATTCAAAGGAAAAGATGCAATTGGTCAAGCGATTCAAGCGAATGTTTCAGAAACTGGTGTCACCGCGCACTTTGTGGATGCGGGAATGGATACTGGACCAATTATTGATCAAGTGAAAGTACCGATTGAACATGCGGAAACTGTAGATACTTTGGCTGGAAAAATTCATCAAGTAGAACATATTTTTTATCCAAAAGTGATTCGAGGATTAATTCAAAATGGAGGGAACGATTAA
- a CDS encoding YerC/YecD family TrpR-related protein — MQIEKLRGQGLDEFFQGILTLENLEECYAFFDDVCTVNEIQSMAQRFQVAKMLHDGKTYNVIESETGASTATISRVKRSLHYGNDMYDVVFSRMTKPE; from the coding sequence ATGCAAATAGAGAAGTTGCGTGGACAAGGATTGGATGAATTCTTCCAAGGGATTTTAACGCTCGAGAATTTAGAAGAATGTTATGCTTTTTTTGATGATGTTTGTACAGTGAATGAAATACAGTCCATGGCTCAACGTTTCCAAGTAGCAAAAATGCTTCATGATGGAAAAACATATAATGTGATTGAATCTGAAACTGGGGCAAGTACAGCAACCATTTCACGTGTAAAACGTTCACTTCATTATGGTAATGATATGTATGATGTTGTATTTTCAAGAATGACAAAGCCAGAATAA
- the purM gene encoding phosphoribosylformylglycinamidine cyclo-ligase, translating into MAENAYSKAGVDVEAGYQVVERIKKHVARTERLGAMGALGSFGGMFDLSSLHLKEPVLVSGTDGVGTKLLLAIEADKHDTIGIDCVAMCVNDILAQGAEPLFFLDYIATGKTDPVKMEQIVKGVADGCEQAGAALIGGETAEMPDMYGSDDYDLAGFTVGAVEKQKLITEGAVKEGDTLIGIPSSGIHSNGYSLVRKIFFKDNELTLDAEISELDVPLVEELLKPTRIYVKPVLEVLKEVDVHGITHVTGGGFVENLPRMLTNDLAVKVELGSWPVLPIFDVMKKYGQLNEMEMYEIFNMGIGMVLAVAKADVERTLEVLVQNGEAAYVIGEVTTRENDAVIFTGGTKG; encoded by the coding sequence ATGGCAGAAAATGCATATAGTAAAGCAGGCGTGGACGTAGAAGCTGGCTATCAAGTTGTAGAACGTATCAAAAAACATGTGGCTAGAACAGAGCGATTAGGCGCTATGGGGGCACTTGGTTCATTTGGTGGAATGTTTGACTTAAGTAGTTTGCATTTAAAAGAACCTGTCCTTGTTTCTGGTACGGATGGTGTTGGTACAAAATTACTTTTGGCAATTGAAGCAGATAAGCATGATACCATTGGGATTGACTGCGTGGCAATGTGTGTGAATGACATTTTAGCTCAAGGCGCCGAGCCATTATTTTTCTTAGATTATATCGCTACTGGAAAAACAGATCCAGTGAAAATGGAACAAATTGTTAAAGGCGTGGCTGACGGCTGTGAACAAGCTGGTGCGGCTTTAATTGGCGGCGAAACTGCTGAAATGCCCGATATGTACGGGTCAGACGACTATGATTTAGCAGGTTTTACTGTTGGGGCTGTCGAGAAACAGAAACTAATTACAGAAGGCGCAGTCAAAGAAGGAGATACACTCATTGGAATTCCATCTAGCGGGATTCATAGTAATGGTTACTCCCTAGTGCGCAAAATTTTCTTTAAAGATAACGAATTGACACTCGATGCGGAAATCAGTGAACTAGATGTGCCACTTGTGGAAGAGCTACTTAAACCAACACGTATTTATGTCAAACCAGTTTTAGAAGTATTGAAAGAGGTAGATGTGCACGGAATTACGCATGTGACGGGTGGCGGATTTGTAGAGAATTTACCACGGATGTTAACGAATGATTTAGCTGTGAAAGTGGAACTAGGTTCATGGCCAGTGTTGCCGATTTTTGACGTTATGAAGAAATACGGCCAATTAAACGAAATGGAAATGTATGAAATTTTCAATATGGGTATTGGTATGGTGTTGGCAGTTGCGAAAGCGGATGTGGAAAGAACATTAGAAGTACTCGTCCAAAACGGAGAAGCGGCTTATGTAATTGGCGAAGTTACGACACGTGAAAATGATGCGGTTATTTTCACAGGAGGAACAAAAGGATGA
- the purL gene encoding phosphoribosylformylglycinamidine synthase subunit PurL encodes MPNMEPTTKEIKEQKIYQEMGLTDSEYELVCSILGREPNYTETGLFSVMWSEHCSYKNSKPVLRKFPTEGKQVLQGPGEGAGIVDIGDGLGVAFKVESHNHPSYVEPYQGAATGVGGIIRDVFSMGARPIAMLNSLRFGELDTPHAKYLVSEVVAGIAGYGNSIGIPTVGGEIQFDPCYTKNPLVNAMCVGLIEAKDIQKGQAKGIGNPVMYVGAKTGRDGIHGATFASVEFSEEGEQQRSAVQVGDPFMEKLLLEACLDVIRDHSDILVGIQDMGAAGLVSSSSEMASKAGAGLELIMDDVPQRELNMTPYEMLLSESQERMLLCVKKGHVEEIQALFERYGLEAVVIGQVTDDKMYKIIHHGEVVANVPVDALAEDAPVYHKPSKEPARYQAFQEEKAFVPAMDDVVGVWKELLAQPTIASKRHIYEQYDYQVRTDTAVVPGSDAAIVRVRGTEKAIAMTTDCNSRYLYLDPEVGGAIAVAEAARNIVCSGGKPLAITDGLNFGNPEKPEIFWEIEKAADGISAACLELDTPVISGNVSLYNETDGTGIYPTPVIGMVGLVEDLAHITTQDFKNSGDVIFLIGETKAEYSGSELQKLQQGKISGRAPELDLATEKKYQQLLLTAIQEGLVASSHDLAEGGFGVALAEATFKAGLGADVEVPFALNQLFSESQSRFLVSVKPENEAAFAQLMELEKVYRLGVVTEDDTIRVKHKEDQVTAKTTELRSIWEGAIPCLLK; translated from the coding sequence ATGCCTAACATGGAGCCAACGACAAAAGAAATTAAAGAACAAAAGATTTATCAAGAAATGGGCTTAACTGATAGCGAATATGAGCTTGTTTGTTCGATTCTTGGACGCGAGCCTAATTATACAGAAACTGGACTTTTCTCCGTTATGTGGTCCGAACATTGTAGCTATAAAAATTCTAAACCAGTACTTCGGAAATTTCCTACAGAAGGAAAACAAGTGTTGCAAGGACCGGGTGAAGGTGCTGGGATTGTTGATATTGGCGATGGTCTAGGTGTTGCTTTTAAAGTGGAGAGTCATAATCATCCATCCTACGTGGAGCCGTATCAAGGTGCTGCAACTGGGGTCGGTGGGATTATCCGTGATGTGTTTTCGATGGGAGCTAGACCGATTGCGATGCTTAACTCGCTTCGCTTCGGCGAATTAGATACACCTCATGCGAAATACTTAGTTAGTGAAGTCGTGGCGGGAATCGCAGGATACGGTAACTCCATTGGGATTCCAACGGTTGGCGGCGAAATCCAATTTGATCCTTGTTATACGAAAAATCCATTAGTTAATGCAATGTGTGTAGGCTTAATTGAAGCGAAAGACATTCAAAAAGGGCAAGCTAAAGGAATTGGCAACCCGGTGATGTATGTTGGTGCTAAAACTGGTCGTGACGGAATTCATGGTGCCACTTTTGCTTCTGTAGAGTTTAGTGAAGAAGGCGAACAACAACGTTCTGCTGTACAAGTGGGCGATCCTTTTATGGAGAAATTGTTGCTTGAAGCTTGTTTAGATGTGATTCGTGATCATTCGGATATTTTAGTGGGAATTCAAGATATGGGAGCTGCTGGACTCGTTAGTTCAAGTTCTGAAATGGCCTCAAAAGCGGGCGCGGGGCTAGAATTAATTATGGATGATGTGCCGCAACGTGAACTAAATATGACGCCATATGAAATGTTGCTTTCTGAATCGCAAGAACGGATGCTTCTATGTGTGAAAAAAGGGCATGTGGAAGAAATCCAAGCGTTATTTGAACGTTATGGTTTAGAGGCTGTTGTGATTGGTCAAGTAACGGATGATAAAATGTACAAAATTATTCATCATGGTGAAGTAGTTGCGAATGTGCCTGTTGATGCACTTGCAGAAGACGCGCCAGTTTATCATAAGCCTTCAAAAGAACCAGCTCGTTATCAAGCATTCCAAGAAGAGAAAGCGTTTGTGCCAGCTATGGATGACGTGGTGGGAGTTTGGAAAGAACTGCTTGCTCAGCCAACGATTGCTAGTAAGCGCCATATTTATGAGCAATATGATTACCAAGTTCGGACGGATACAGCTGTTGTACCTGGTTCAGATGCGGCGATTGTTCGTGTGCGTGGAACAGAGAAGGCAATTGCGATGACGACAGATTGTAACTCACGCTATTTGTATCTTGATCCAGAAGTAGGCGGAGCGATAGCGGTTGCGGAAGCGGCGCGCAATATCGTTTGTTCTGGGGGGAAACCACTAGCGATTACAGATGGACTGAATTTTGGTAATCCTGAAAAACCAGAAATTTTTTGGGAAATTGAAAAAGCGGCTGACGGTATTAGTGCAGCTTGTTTAGAACTTGATACGCCTGTTATCTCAGGGAATGTATCGCTTTATAATGAAACAGATGGTACCGGAATTTATCCAACGCCAGTTATTGGAATGGTTGGTTTAGTAGAAGATTTGGCACATATTACGACACAAGATTTTAAAAATAGTGGCGATGTGATTTTCTTAATTGGTGAAACAAAAGCTGAATATAGTGGTTCGGAATTGCAGAAATTACAACAAGGGAAAATTAGCGGACGTGCGCCGGAATTAGATTTAGCGACAGAGAAAAAATACCAACAATTACTTCTAACGGCGATTCAGGAAGGTCTAGTTGCTTCTAGTCACGATTTGGCAGAAGGCGGATTTGGTGTTGCCCTTGCGGAAGCGACTTTTAAAGCAGGGCTTGGTGCGGATGTAGAAGTACCATTTGCGTTGAATCAACTATTCAGTGAATCGCAATCACGTTTCTTAGTATCGGTAAAACCGGAAAACGAAGCAGCTTTTGCGCAATTAATGGAACTGGAAAAAGTATACCGCCTTGGTGTGGTAACCGAGGATGATACGATTCGTGTGAAACATAAGGAAGACCAAGTTACAGCGAAAACAACGGAATTACGATCCATTTGGGAAGGGGCTATTCCATGCTTGCTGAAGTAA
- the purH gene encoding bifunctional phosphoribosylaminoimidazolecarboxamide formyltransferase/IMP cyclohydrolase, with amino-acid sequence MKRALISVSDKNGIVPFAEKLVELGVEIISTGGTKAAFEQAGVPVTGIEEVTEFPEMLDGRVKTLHPAIHGGLLARRDTAEHMEAIAAHDIKPIDLVVVNLYPFQETIQKSGVTLEEAIENIDIGGPSMLRSAAKNYAAVTVVVDTVDYDTVLTELEEHGATTFETRQRLAAKVFRHTAAYDALIAEYLTNITGETFPEKVTLTYNRKQVLRYGENPHQDAAFYTEPGTVENSISSAKQLHGKELSYNNIRDADAALKIASEFTEPVAVAVKHMNPCGVGVGENIEEAYLKAYEADETSIFGGIVALNKEVDAKTAEHMSKIFLEIIIAPSFSEEAFAILTKKKNIRLLTVPFAGSVKGFEKTSVNGGLLIQASDSVIEDTASYEVVTEKQPTEAEMKALIAQWKIVKHVKSNAIVVGSDKQTLGIGAGQMNRIGSALIALEQAGEKAKGAVLASDAFFPMDDTVEAAAKAGITAIIQPGGSIKDKESIAMANKYGISMVLTHVRHFKH; translated from the coding sequence ATGAAAAGAGCGCTTATTAGTGTGTCAGATAAAAACGGCATCGTGCCATTTGCAGAAAAATTAGTAGAACTTGGAGTAGAAATTATTTCGACTGGTGGAACAAAAGCAGCATTTGAACAAGCCGGCGTACCGGTAACAGGAATAGAAGAAGTAACTGAATTTCCAGAAATGCTTGATGGTCGCGTGAAAACACTTCATCCAGCAATTCATGGTGGGTTACTGGCAAGACGCGATACAGCTGAACATATGGAAGCTATTGCGGCACACGATATCAAGCCAATTGATTTAGTCGTTGTAAATTTATATCCGTTCCAAGAAACGATTCAAAAATCTGGTGTTACTTTAGAAGAAGCGATTGAAAATATTGATATTGGCGGACCTTCGATGTTACGCTCAGCTGCGAAAAATTATGCAGCGGTAACTGTTGTAGTTGATACAGTGGATTACGATACGGTACTTACAGAACTAGAAGAACACGGTGCAACTACTTTTGAAACGCGCCAACGTCTAGCTGCGAAAGTTTTTCGGCACACAGCGGCCTATGATGCTTTAATTGCAGAATACTTAACGAACATCACTGGAGAAACTTTCCCAGAAAAAGTAACATTAACTTACAATCGAAAACAAGTATTGCGTTATGGTGAAAATCCTCACCAAGATGCCGCTTTTTATACAGAACCTGGCACGGTAGAAAATTCAATTAGTTCCGCGAAACAGTTGCACGGTAAAGAGTTATCTTACAACAATATTCGCGATGCAGATGCAGCACTTAAAATTGCAAGTGAATTTACAGAGCCAGTCGCGGTTGCAGTAAAACATATGAATCCATGCGGCGTTGGTGTTGGAGAAAATATTGAAGAAGCTTATTTGAAAGCTTATGAAGCGGATGAAACGTCTATTTTTGGAGGAATTGTTGCCTTAAATAAAGAAGTGGATGCGAAAACAGCCGAACATATGAGCAAAATTTTCTTAGAAATTATTATTGCGCCAAGTTTCTCTGAAGAAGCGTTTGCCATTTTAACGAAAAAGAAAAATATTCGCTTGTTAACTGTTCCGTTTGCCGGTTCCGTAAAAGGTTTCGAGAAAACATCTGTAAATGGTGGACTTCTTATTCAAGCGAGCGATTCTGTTATAGAAGATACAGCAAGTTATGAAGTAGTAACGGAAAAACAACCTACAGAAGCGGAAATGAAAGCTTTAATTGCTCAGTGGAAAATTGTGAAACATGTAAAATCCAATGCGATAGTAGTAGGATCTGATAAACAAACACTTGGAATTGGTGCAGGACAAATGAATCGAATCGGTTCCGCTTTAATTGCACTAGAGCAAGCTGGCGAGAAAGCAAAAGGAGCCGTACTTGCCTCAGATGCCTTTTTCCCAATGGATGATACGGTCGAAGCTGCGGCAAAAGCGGGAATCACTGCGATTATTCAGCCTGGTGGATCCATTAAAGACAAGGAATCCATTGCGATGGCAAACAAATATGGTATTTCCATGGTTCTAACTCATGTACGACACTTCAAACATTAA